In Candidatus Accumulibacter cognatus, the genomic window CCCGCAGGGTCAGGCAGGGCATCGCCAGTGACATGCCGAGAGTGAACCCAAAGAGGGGCAACACACTCCAGGGTAACATCGGTGGCAGCACCAGATTGAGGATGAGGTTGAGCGCTGCAGCAGCGCTCATCACCAGATAGCCGATAGCAATCGTGCATGCCGGAGAAAGCTTGCCGGCCAGCCGGTCTGACGACCACGCACCGATCATCAGGCCAGTCATTGCCGGGCCGAACAGCCACAGGAAACCGGTCGCTGAAACGCCCAGATGGCGCATCAGAAAGACGGGCGCCGACAATACATAGATGAAGAAAGCGGCGAAATTGAACGCCAGTGCAGAACAGGTCAGCAGAAAGGCGGGAGAAGTCAGCACCTTCCAGTAACTGCGACTGAGGTAGCCGACATGCAGGGACTGGCGCAGGTGACGGGGCAGGGTTTCGGGCAGCAGGAACCAGCAGCTCAGCCACAGGACAACACTGTTCAGCGCCAGAAAGGCAAACACCGAGCGCCAGCCAAACCATGATTGCAGCCAGCCGCCGAGCACTGGCGCAATCGCCGGAGCCAGGGCGAAGATCATCGTGACCTGCGCTATCAGCCGCTGTGCTGAGGCTCCCTCGTAGAGATCGCGGACGATCGCCCGACAGATGACCAGACCGGCACCGGCAGTCATCCCTTGCAAGGCGCGCAGCAACCAGAGATGTTCGATTCGTGTGGCGAGCATGCAACCGGCCGAGGCCAGCGCAAAGAGCGCGACGGACACCAGG contains:
- a CDS encoding multidrug effflux MFS transporter, yielding MPNSHPPTAPRSLVCLLAALAALGPFSIDTYLPSFQDIGTSLGATPLQVQQTLTAYLLPFALMTLWHGAISDALGRRRVILVSVALFALASAGCMLATRIEHLWLLRALQGMTAGAGLVICRAIVRDLYEGASAQRLIAQVTMIFALAPAIAPVLGGWLQSWFGWRSVFAFLALNSVVLWLSCWFLLPETLPRHLRQSLHVGYLSRSYWKVLTSPAFLLTCSALAFNFAAFFIYVLSAPVFLMRHLGVSATGFLWLFGPAMTGLMIGAWSSDRLAGKLSPACTIAIGYLVMSAAAALNLILNLVLPPMLPWSVLPLFGFTLGMSLAMPCLTLRALDLFPEKRGLAASCQTFLQSGFNTLAAGLIAPALWGSTLTLAFGMGGLLLLGAFAAMIQQWRMSPKLQFACLP